The Dehalococcoides mccartyi CG5 genome contains the following window.
TATAACCACATATTCCAGATGACGTAAAAAACGGCTCCATTTCTGGTGGGACGGCAATATGGACACATGAAGCATATCCGGGTTGGAAAGTATAATCCTTGCCTGCAAACGGATATCCGAACGGTTACGGTTCGGGGTATCACCGTCATACACATCCATCTCTTCAGCCAAAAGCAGCGATGGCACCGCAAATGATTTCAGGCTTCGCAACTGGTCCTGCGCCAAAGCCTTTGTGGGGTAAAGATATAGGGCTCTGGCATTCGGGTCCGATACCAGTTTTTCAAGTACCGGCAGGTTATAGCACAAACTTTTGCCGCTGGCCGCCGGGGTAGCCACAATTATGTTTTTACCCTGCCGGCAAAGATTTACTGCGGTTGCCTGGTGGGTATATAACGGCAAAATTCGTTTTTTCCTAAGGCGGGCATCTATCTGGGGTAAAAGCGGGGCATCTGGTTTAGCATATTCCGCCGGGCGGTATGGCAAGCGTTCAATGTGGGCTATCTGCTCCTGATAATCAGGCAGAGATGCAATATAGGCCAAAAACTCGGTAGTTTCCAAGAGATATCACCTTAAACTGCCATTATTTCAATCTCAAAATCACGGATAACCACATCAAATCCGCCATCGGTTACAAAAGCCAAAGCTTTATTTAGTAACTGGTCGGCTACTATGGCACTGTTACTTATGCAGCTTATACCTATAACCGCCGTCTTCCAGCTATCCATCTCTTCTACTTCGGCTACGGAAATATTAAAACGGCTTCGCAACTGCCTGATCAGGGGTTGAACAAGCTGGCGTTTACCCTTCAGAGAGGTGTTTTCTGGCAGATCCAGCCATAATCTGAGTATACCTGAGTGCAAGCTAAAGAACTCCTTTTTACAAGGCTCTCAAATGAATATACCCTGCCCACTATATTACGTCAAGTAAATGCTTGCCGAAATGTGGTATATTATACCTAAATATAGTGCATTTGTTTTACAATATAGCCACGCTGTGATATAATTTTGACTTTGAATTAAGTAGAATAATATAAGGGGAATAAGTTTGGACAAACAGGAAAAATCTCTGATCATTAATGAATTCAAGAAGAGCGAATCCGATACTGGCTCTACTGAAGTGCAGGTAGCTTTGCTCACTGCCCGTATCCACCAGTTAACCACCCATATGATAGCCAATAAACACGATTTTCATACCAAGAGAAGCCTGCTTACTCTGGTTGGCCGCCGCCGCCGCTTGCTTTCATACATGCGCAACAGCAATGGGGCCGGTTATCAGGAGCTTATTGCCAATCTTGGCCTTAGAAAATAGTTTTTGCCAAAGGCAAATAACCCCGTAAGGAGATTACGTTATTGATAACTGCCAACTCATTTGAACGAACTATCGGCGGCAGGAAACTTGTTATTGAGAGCGGGAAACTTGCCCGTCTTGCAGATGCCGCGATTACTATCCGCTATGCGGATACTGAATTACTGGTAACACTTTGTTCTGCCAAGAAACCTCGCGAAGGGGTAGATTTTCTCCCCCTGACTATAGATTACGAAGAGCGGATGTATGCCGCCGGCAAAATCCCCGGCGGGTTTATCCGCCGTGAAGGCCGCCCCAGTGAACAGGCTATTTTGGCTGGGCGACTGACTGACAGACCTCTTCGCCCTCTTCTCCCCAAAGAGTGGCGCAATGATCTTCAGATTATTATTACCGTAATTGCTTCAGACAAGGAAAATGACGCTGATATCTGGGGCGTAGTGGGTGCTTCCACAGTTCTGGCCATGTCTGAAATACCATATGAAGGTCCGGTCGGAGCCAGCCGTATTGGATATATAAACGGTGAATTTGTGCTTAATCCCACTTTTGCCCAGTTGGAATCAAGCCAGCTGGATCTGGTGGTAGTCAGCACCCGCAAAGCGGTGGTGATGATTGAAGCCGGTTCCAAAGAAATTCCTGAAGACATTATGATTAACGCTATTGAGTTTGCCCATAAGGCAAATCAAGAGCTTATTGACCTCCAGGATGAAATCCGTGCCAAGCTCGGCAAAGAAAAGCTACCCGTGCCGGTGCTTGAAATACCCGAAGAAGTCAAAACGGCTGTTGCCGCTTTTGTAAAAGGACGGGTAAATGAAGCCCTTAGCCACCAAGATAAAACCGCCCGTGAAAATGCGGTTGAAGGCCTTCAGGCTGAACTGGTTGCGGCTTTATCAGAAACATTCGCCGAAGGTGATATCCTGGCCGCTTATGACAAAGAAATCAAGAAAGCTATCCGCTCTACTATACTTGAGAAGGATATCCGGGTAAACGGACGGGGTATCAAACAGCTTCGCCAGCTGGATGCTGAAACAGGGCTTTTGCCCCGCGTCCATGGCTCTGCTTTATTCACCCGCGGTGATACCCAGGTCATGGCTATAACCACCCTTGGTTCTTTACAGGAATCCCAACAGCTGGATGGCTTAAGTGCCGAAGATACCAAGCGTTTTATGCTTCACTACAACTTTGCCCCCTTCTCTACCGGTGAAGTAAAACGTTCCGGTTCTCCCGGACGGCGTGAAATCGGTCATGGCGCTTTGGCCGAACGTGCCTTAGTGCCTGTCCTGCCCACTCCGGAAGAATTCCCCTATACCATTCGTCTGGTAGCTGACGTGGTTGGCTCATCAGGCTCTACCTCTATGGGCAGTGTCTGTTCGTCCAGCCTGTCACTTATGGATGCAGGCGTACCGGTCAAAAAAGCTGTCGCAGGAATCTCCATCGGCCTTATTACCGGTGAAAATGATACCTACTGCACCATTACTGATATTGAAGGCATCGAAGATAACTACGGCGATATGGACTTTAAAGTTGCCGGTACCCGTGACGGCATAACCGCCATACAGGTGGATATGAAGGTCAAGGGTATCAGTTTTGATATTATCCGTGATGCCATATACCAGGCAAAAGAAGCCCGCTATAACATACTGGACGTAATGGACAAAGCTCTTGCCCAGCCTAAAACAGAGCTTAGCCCTTATGCCCCCAGAATGTACAAGATAAATATTGACCCCTCCAAGA
Protein-coding sequences here:
- a CDS encoding DUF503 domain-containing protein; the encoded protein is MHSGILRLWLDLPENTSLKGKRQLVQPLIRQLRSRFNISVAEVEEMDSWKTAVIGISCISNSAIVADQLLNKALAFVTDGGFDVVIRDFEIEIMAV
- the rpsO gene encoding 30S ribosomal protein S15, translated to MSLDKQEKSLIINEFKKSESDTGSTEVQVALLTARIHQLTTHMIANKHDFHTKRSLLTLVGRRRRLLSYMRNSNGAGYQELIANLGLRK
- a CDS encoding polyribonucleotide nucleotidyltransferase, producing MITANSFERTIGGRKLVIESGKLARLADAAITIRYADTELLVTLCSAKKPREGVDFLPLTIDYEERMYAAGKIPGGFIRREGRPSEQAILAGRLTDRPLRPLLPKEWRNDLQIIITVIASDKENDADIWGVVGASTVLAMSEIPYEGPVGASRIGYINGEFVLNPTFAQLESSQLDLVVVSTRKAVVMIEAGSKEIPEDIMINAIEFAHKANQELIDLQDEIRAKLGKEKLPVPVLEIPEEVKTAVAAFVKGRVNEALSHQDKTARENAVEGLQAELVAALSETFAEGDILAAYDKEIKKAIRSTILEKDIRVNGRGIKQLRQLDAETGLLPRVHGSALFTRGDTQVMAITTLGSLQESQQLDGLSAEDTKRFMLHYNFAPFSTGEVKRSGSPGRREIGHGALAERALVPVLPTPEEFPYTIRLVADVVGSSGSTSMGSVCSSSLSLMDAGVPVKKAVAGISIGLITGENDTYCTITDIEGIEDNYGDMDFKVAGTRDGITAIQVDMKVKGISFDIIRDAIYQAKEARYNILDVMDKALAQPKTELSPYAPRMYKINIDPSKIGSVIGSGGKTIRSIIEQTNTTVDIENDGTVVIGATDEASAKKAIKIIEDLTKDIEAGSIYTGKVTRIMTFGAFVEILPGKEGMVHISELADHRVEKVEDIVKVGDDITVKVIEIDNQGRVNLSHRVILNPNAVPISRNRDSQPRRPGPFRPSDRSNS